aatatcatttggCGCCGTCATATTtgtcaatgaaaattattcccatctaacgaaattttttttattttaggatGAAGACGAATGGAAAGAATTTGAAgttgaagagaagaaagatctGAGAGGGTTGAAAATTGGTAACCTTTCGGTAAAGGAAACCATCGACGTGGAATCCGATGATGAACGAGGAACAGGCGACAATAGTTCTGACGGAGAAATTGGCGAAAATACAGTAAAAATTGGACCATGGAAGAAACCAGAGGTACTACAGCAATCAGAGGTTGTAGAAGAGGTAACATCAGCGGCAGCTGCTACACCAGCAGTCCAAACAACATCAACGTATAGTTATGTACCTCCCCATTTGAGAAATCCTGTAGTAATGTCTGCACCAAGACCACGAGCTAAAAATGTAGCGCCTGATATTCATAGCGAAGAGTATTTCCCTACATTGAGTTCCAGGCCACAGAGCAATGAATCCACCGGTCCATGGGGTCGACGGTAAAGACACATTCATTTTAcgctcaattttttttttctttttcttttctttttttttctgttttcattTTGTCAACAAAAATCaatcattttaattctttcccGTCGAAGTTCGATAAGAATTCAAGCaggatatttttatcgttacgttCGTATACCGGAGTATATAATCcgtatatcaaaaaaaaaaaaaaaaaaaaatagtggaCTATACTAAACCTATTTTATTACActgcatatatacattcttATAGGCCTAgtgcatataaaatataaataaatgatgaatCCCATGAGACCTTTAATCCATAGGATTAAGGTCTCcggataataatttattataggtATGTCATCCTTTATACCAGGGAGAATAATTCCTAATAACGGTATATCCTAAGCTttagaattttaataacgacgGGAAAGAATCAGCTTAACTTAATGagttgtaattttttaataata
The genomic region above belongs to Vespa crabro chromosome 2, iyVesCrab1.2, whole genome shotgun sequence and contains:
- the LOC124422108 gene encoding protein CDV3 homolog; this translates as MADLDDFFAKKDRKKAKGKKFTTTEEVAKKLEETGKRSEKMKSKEKPLNPEGEETQQIEDEDEWKEFEVEEKKDLRGLKIGNLSVKETIDVESDDERGTGDNSSDGEIGENTVKIGPWKKPEVLQQSEVVEEVTSAAAATPAVQTTSTYSYVPPHLRNPVVMSAPRPRAKNVAPDIHSEEYFPTLSSRPQSNESTGPWGRRKREEGTFEEVRNRGGSRSYSIQESQAQTPKLSLGNKYGALSQDQS